The following proteins are encoded in a genomic region of Paenibacillus antri:
- a CDS encoding BMP family ABC transporter substrate-binding protein, whose amino-acid sequence MKKWLSLTMIFTLAATMLAACGGGNAEQPADETPAAEQPAAETPAAETPAAEQPAKSDIKIGMVTDFGGVNDNSFNQSAWEGLKAFGDASGIEYNYLQSAQDSDYIPNLNQFVQEGWDLIWGIGFLLQDAMLEVANQNPDAKFAIIDGVVDAPNVASVTFKEHEGAFLVGVVAGLMTESNKIGFVGGIDIPVIQRFEAGFREGIKAVNPDAEVIENYTGSFAAADQGKAAAATMYNQGADIIFHAAGATGDGVFNEAQEQKAAGKNVWVIGVDKDQSITFGNEITLTSMMKRVDQAMQTVSQSLVDGSFTPGIVNLGIAENGVGLPENNPNVPADVLAKVQEFSDKIKNGEIVVPETPVE is encoded by the coding sequence ATGAAAAAATGGCTTTCGCTTACGATGATTTTCACGCTCGCGGCGACGATGCTCGCGGCTTGCGGCGGCGGCAACGCCGAGCAACCGGCGGACGAGACGCCTGCGGCGGAGCAGCCTGCGGCCGAGACGCCGGCAGCCGAAACTCCTGCGGCCGAACAACCGGCGAAGAGCGACATCAAGATCGGTATGGTCACGGACTTCGGCGGCGTTAACGATAACTCGTTCAACCAGTCCGCTTGGGAAGGCTTGAAGGCATTCGGGGACGCATCCGGAATTGAATACAACTATTTGCAATCTGCGCAAGATTCGGATTACATTCCGAACCTGAACCAATTCGTACAAGAAGGTTGGGACCTTATCTGGGGGATCGGCTTCCTGCTGCAAGACGCGATGCTCGAAGTCGCGAACCAAAACCCGGACGCGAAATTCGCGATCATCGACGGCGTCGTCGACGCTCCGAACGTCGCATCCGTCACGTTCAAAGAGCATGAGGGCGCGTTCCTCGTCGGCGTCGTCGCCGGTCTCATGACCGAGTCGAACAAGATCGGCTTCGTCGGCGGCATCGACATTCCGGTCATCCAGCGCTTCGAAGCGGGCTTCCGCGAAGGCATCAAAGCGGTGAACCCGGACGCGGAAGTCATCGAGAACTACACTGGCTCCTTCGCGGCCGCGGACCAAGGCAAAGCGGCTGCCGCCACGATGTACAACCAAGGCGCGGACATCATCTTCCACGCGGCCGGCGCGACGGGCGACGGCGTATTTAACGAAGCGCAAGAGCAAAAGGCCGCAGGCAAGAACGTCTGGGTCATCGGCGTAGACAAGGACCAATCGATCACGTTCGGCAACGAAATCACGCTCACGTCGATGATGAAGCGCGTCGATCAAGCGATGCAGACGGTTTCCCAATCGCTCGTAGACGGTTCCTTCACGCCGGGCATCGTCAACCTCGGCATCGCGGAGAACGGCGTCGGCCTTCCGGAGAACAACCCGAACGTTCCGGCGGACGTGCTCGCGAAGGTGCAAGAGTTCAGCGACAAGATCAAGAACGGCGAAATCGTCGTACCGGAAACGCCGGTTGAATAA